The window GATCTACTTTAATTTTCCAGGTTCTTAAGCATTTCCCCCAAATCCTTTGTGCACTTTAGTTTTTTCCTTGGCAGTGTATATCATCATGTATGTTTACAATGATGTCAAATTCCAAGAATCCCACTTCCTTTTAAGTCTTTTTCTTGTCAATATTATGTTCACTTGGCTTCATACTTCATATACTATGTGCTTGCTGAATCTAAGCTATTTTTTTAGGGATTTTAGTGGGAAGTTTAGATTGCTATTAGAGCAATTTCTGAAAACAAATGCAAGTGATGAATGATAGTATAATATTGTTAAACATCTTAATGATACTATGTTGATTGTTGACCATAATATTTAGGTGTTATAGCAGTTAGGGCGGTAGTTATGATACCTGTTTGCCAAAATGGTAATTGCTGTTGCAGATTTTTTCTCTTTGCTCTTTCAAGAAGGAACTTCTGTATGAGATAATTATTATTGTCACTGTATGCGCATTCCAAATTCAGTGTAAACATTTATTGGCTGTGGGCTAAGGTTACGTTCGCTGGAGTGGATGAAATGAGGAAAGAATGGGTTGAGAAATTATGCATACAATTTAAGGAGGAAAAGgatgtcaaaaataataaagaacaaaTATGTGGTAGTGACTTTTGTAGTGAAAATGAGGAAGAAGGAAAATGGAGCATTCCTTACAAAATTGGTGGATTAGAGTTTTAATTTGGATTAATAAGAGAGAAATGGAGGAAGagataaatttataatcatttttcctTGTAAAAGAGCTAGAGTCGATCAAGAAAGCTGCATAAGTGAATATATAACCTACGGAAATTCTCATTCCAGTCTCTCATAATTGGCTGATTTCATTTCATCCAAGTGACAGAACCTAATTGATTCTCTCTTTAGTCTTTCCCTGCAATTTTCCTTAAAATGTAATATGACTTACTATAGGATGGTGTATAGGGGCTTGAGATTGTCATTATGCACTCTTTATATTTGAATTCATACTTTGATGTTTCAACTGGATAATATTGTCTCTCTTTAATCTACtaacttctgattttaagtTAAATGCATCTGATGTCGAGCACAACATCCAATTTCTGATCCTTTGTTGATCATATTGTTCTATCTCTTTGTAACGAGTTGGTATTATGTCATACAGGCATGGTTACTGGAACAAGCAAAATATAGTCAGGTAATAATCCCTGGATCTGGAGGATATACGAATGAGCTCGTAGTTAACTTTTAGAAAATATCAAGTCCAAATTTGGTTTGTAAGATGACCACTTTATTTGTTTCTTCTATTTTTCAGGAGGCAATCGCGGGCTTCTATCGGTTTATATGGAATCTATTCTACATTGAGTACATCATATTTCCTCTAATCTAATGAGTAATAATCAATTATGTACAAGAAGTTTCTCCAGTATTATTTGGGAGTCAGACGTTACTTGGAAAAATGGCTTCCTGGAGTCTAAATGACTAAGCTGAAAGCGACACACTGGTAAATCTGCTCAAGATTCAAGAGATACTACAACTCATTTTACTATTTTGACGAAAGCAGTAGGGGAAGCACTATAAAGAGAAGATTTGTACTATTTAGTTAtggtaatttaaaatatcagcccttctttatttatcttttttccaTGATGAATGTGTTATCAGCTAAATCCTAAAAGTATGTAATTAAGAGGTGCTCAAGGTTCTagttgaaattataattttacttcCTATCCTTATGTAGGAAACTGTAAGTAGATAGATCTGTTGGTTGTCATAATATGAACTGAAGGGTCTTCAGAATTAGTTCTAGTCTTGACCTTTCCTTCCCTGATATCTGGGtaaacatatagaaatatattttctccGTTTGCTCAAAAGAGGCATCGAATATTCGAATGCATTCATATTCCATGACATTTGAAATGAATAATAAAGAATTCCTGCCATCTTTTTCAACTTGAAAACCAGGTATAACTAATTAAGCATCCAATACAACTGAAATAATTATACACTTGATATTTGATGAAAAAGTTGCTCCAAAGGTAAAGTGGTCTTTGAGAAACTTACTCTCGAGCAAGAGGACTTTTGCCCGGAGTTGTTTCCCCTCGGGTATTAGTCGGAGTTGGAAGCCTTGCACCATGAGGTGACTTTCGTGGAGAGTAATGACTGCCTCTTGCCCTTGGGGACAAACTCACATCCTCCAGAACTCTGGATTGAAGTTCTGAAGGATAGTCCCTCATGCATCCAATCCTCGGACCAGCTCCTGTTGTCCATTTGCAAGATACCTGTTGTGCAAACTGGTAAGACATCATTCCTTTATGCGAAGCTAATCTTGCCATGATCTTTTCTCTAGGAACGGGTTCTTCATATTCTTCTTCGTCTTCATCAAACAGATTACGCTTAGAAACTATAAGCTCATCATCAGTTTCCTCTGATGCTTCATTGCCATCCTCATCGGATGAACAATATATGGGGCGAGAACTATATCTAGCTCTTTGCTGTTCTCCTTCCTTCTTAAACACCTCAATTAATCTCTCCTTTTTAGGTATTTCAAGAGTCGTCAGTGTTAATGAGATCCCACGTGTCCGCCTTGCCAAAGTAGAGCTTATGTTATCATCTTGTTCCCTCATATGAGGAAGATCTGATTCTGACTTGCTGCTATGCAAACCAGGTTCCTTCCTGAAACGAggttcttcttcatcatcactgcAGTTTTTCTGCAGAATCAcaagtaaaaaaatgaagttGATCAACCAGTGACCTCAAATAGTTTTGATCCTCCACAAGCACtagaatatgaaaatatatacttTTGGTTAAAAAGACACACTCCTATTTGCATATTAGACCCACTTCATCAGAGCTCAGAATAACGTGCTTCTTGTTGTTAATCATCTGTTATCTAGCACAGGATATTTTATGCTCACACTTACATGCATATCTTCTTACACTTGATCAATCAAGCGTGGCCAAATTTCTTTTTACCTGGACCGTGTCGAGATCTACATTGTGTTCCAAGAGAAATAACATAAGTGCCTGAAAATTTTCTTCTGTTGGGAGGTAGTGTCCACTGTGAGGCCAAACCGCCTGTTGAGTAGCAAactatgaattagtaatcaacCAATGCACTGTCATATCAAATTAATGATTCAGTGACATAATAAACAGAGCACACTTTAGATCAGTATTACCTTCAAAATACCATTTACCACCACCAATCTCCCAGCAGACAATGTTGCACCACCAGCCAAGAAGCTTGAATGTTGAAATTtgcctttcttcttcttcccaACATACAAGATCTTATAAGCGCTGAGAACAAATATCCACTTGACATCTGCAGGTCCTTCACTGGTATCAATAACCTTCCCGCTGTGTCTGTAGATTAAACTTCCACTAACCACTTCGACTTCGTATTCCTTCCTTTCTGTCTGTAAATGAAGTTGGCTTTGTTAGGTTTCTCACATTATTGACTTCATAAATATGGGAAGAGCTATTGCTTCTACAACGGCATGGGACGTAGGTTGatattttattgtaaatttTGACCTTGCGGGAGACTTACACATTTGGTAAGGCCTTTATATTGAAACCTTACAAGAATGATAGTCTTGTTAATGGGAGCAAGGAGCTATAAAGAAATTTGATGCTCACCGGACCAAGATACTTTATGCATTGTTGCAGAAGCTTTGACCTAGAGCATCTTTCATGGTTAAGCTCTCTCCCTTCTCCTACATCAAGCCTGAAAATTAAGTTTTGACAATTAAGAACACTTAAACTGATTAATCTTGGGGAGCAGGGAAAGGTTTTTCATTGTTACCAAGTCAAAAAAATGTTACCAATAGAAAAAGGGCTGTTTGCTGGCACATTGCAGCCAATGAGAATAGTAGAAGTGAAGATTATGACCATAACGATGTCGGGGATCGATCTATATTACATAATAAAAAAGTATATCAGCGAGTATTTACACCTGTAATTTATAACTGAATATAGAGAATTGCGCAGCAGTACCCTAGATTCTAGAGATGAGACTTACTGCTTCTAGCCAATGCTGTAAGGCAAGTTTGCGTGCCTTCTCATCCTTTGACAAGCCTTTTCCCACCTGCCAATCAAGAGAACggaaaaatgtaaaataaagaAGAATAATAAGCCACGAGATTGTACGCCTTAAAGATTCAGAAGCTACCTTAGCTACTCTGGTACTTGCTCGAGACCAACGTGAAATAGCAGTTTCTGGTTTCTCAACCTCAAAAAATGACACAGAAGTGCGCTCGAGTTGAGCAAAATCTAGTAACTTCCACCTAAAAATCACATATGCAAGTTCATGCTCAAAAACACACATATGAAGAATGAGAAGGATGCCTGTTGTCACTATGAAGAcaacttattaaaattattacttcATAAACACTTAGTATACAATAGTATATAGCATTTGTCAGAACTACCTAAAGTGCGAATTGTGATAATTATATGGTCATATGACTTGTGTAAAAATAGCTTATTTATACTAGTGGATTGTAAATCCCCAAAAAACAATACAAAGAAGTGAAGTAGACTAACCATCTCTGCTCGGCCAGAACTGCGCAATCAGCAAGTTGTCTTCTAATTCGGAAACTTTTATATGTTTTCTGCAACCTCAGTGCTGCCAGATGTTCTGGGGCCTTCGACCTTGGTGGTTTAAGGTGATTATTTGTTGGCATGTCTATACTTGGCGAATAATCACCACTTTGTTCACTGTTACTGCCAACTTCCACAAGAGTTACATTGTCTTCTGCATGTGAGGGAGAAGAGTTGATGGCTACCGGTGACCCCTGATCCATATCTATATAGGCAACAGATCTTTCAAGTGCCAATTTTGGGGGTTCAACTGATTTCACAATGCCAGACTCAGAATCTAGACTTTTAAAACTAATAGATTGCAGTGCAGTCTCTATGTCATCACCCTCGAAGCTTAGTGATCTAGCTATAAAAGTTTCCGTGATGGTCATGAAAAGATATCCTCGTACAATATAAAAGCAGGATATCTAAGATCAACGCACCTGCCAATGGGAACAAAACTAAACAGTTCAATTCCTTGTTTAGGATATAGTTTTTACTGAATCATGACCTGCCATACTCTTAAAAACACAACTGAACATTTCAAGATTTGTCCTCATTATTACATGTTTTCACATGAGATGAAACATGATAAAATGGCAGCATTGGCCTATTACCAGAGAAATGTAACATAAAGAAACTCAAATTTTAATGCCTATATCTATGCCAATTGCCAAGATGTTATGCAATGCCGCAATGGCACATACAAAACAGAACATAGGCAACTTGTGAGGTTTCTTGAATCCAAAAAGATATAATAACagcataatattattattatgcctGATTTCAAATAATCTTTTACAGTAACTGAGATAAAAATTCTACctttattacatatataaatgaacAATGCAGGTTAAATCTTCAAACCAATGCTCAAATGCTCAAATCACAAACAATCTACCACACAGAGAACTCTAAATTCAGCAAATGAGATACCCCATTTCCTATCAAGTAAATTTCATCACCATTATGTATAAAACAtatgaaaatcaatatattttcttaagaaATGCATATTTGAACACAAGTAGCATGAGACAAGGAGTGATGGTACCTTATTGTAGGAGCTTCACAAGGAGAGTAAAAGTAGGGGGAGATGGAATTCCAGAGAGAGAAGTTAAAATGAAAAGGAAAGATACGTGTGATGTGATTGTTGGGGGAAAAAATGAGAGAGACCGGATAACGAGGGTGTGtctcttttattttcttgaaagtgttttgaaagttttttttataagtgcatatgttaagaattaaattttatatatttaatttcatatgATTTGTGTTATTGTCGTATATGCATGGAGtctattattattcaaaaataaatttctatcaaaataatcaaaaacatagaatttttttctttttttttttttgccacggtCAAAAACATAGAATTTAATTCTTAGCCGATGCgacagaaaaatcattttttataaccTTGCTTTGTGTCAATGGGTCGTTTgggttaatttaaaaaaaaatgatttcttctttatattaaaaagcaaagtaaaagtaaataaaaaataagttaataaaattgaaaagaagctgtgagagaagtaatcattcttaattttttaaaaatatttttatttatttacacaaacgggtaaaAAAACACGTCGTCAGGATCAGTTTCTCCCAAACACACCACCGAGCACTGATGTCTCCACTCTCACTTCACATTTCACGATGTCCGCCAAATACCACACCCACCAGTCCACCACCCACGTTCATATATCTCTGTTTCCAAAACCGTGCTGCTTTTTCTGCACATTTCAAtgtatacaaaatatttttgcatATCTATCTTGCTTTGTATTAAAATCATACACAGAGACCAACCATAGAGACCGGttgggtaaacttaaaaaaatattttttattaaaaataaaaaagttagactagaagtaataaataaattaaagtttTTAAATGATTAAGCTGTCTGGGAAAGAGGTGTAATtccagaaataaaaattaacattatcatcttcttatttttaatatttttttctaaataaaaatttaatatctaactttttatttaaattttgtttggtAAAAAAAGTTGAATATAGGTTATACAACTATATTTTAGAGGAGTATTAAAATATGTGACGAGTATTCGAGAGAACATATTAAAATGAGTGGAAATATAAAAATGAGTAAGAGGGAGAAAGTAGTGCAGCAGTTTAAATCTATATCGTAAAATTTTACTATAAGTATTGAAATGTTAAAAAATTTGGATGGAATATCCGAAAAAGAAATTGTTGGGAGAAAAAtgtatttcaattattattttttacacattttcagtaaattaaaatttacaatctatatttttatttataaaataaagtttcaaAAGatgataaatgaaaattttcatgTACTTGGTGCACAAAAGAAATTACTCAAAAAATAGTGCAAAAAATGAAATACTCTATTTAAAAGGGCACGGAGGGTGTAATTTATTAGATACATTCCTAAATTTCCACGCAGCAGCCTGACTGTACAAACGTGCAAAAATCATCGGAAACTTCAACTTTTACTGATTTACAATTTTGCCCCTCTCTCCTCTCCGTTAAAAAAAACCCTTGTGCTGCACCCTGGTACTCTGACCCGGTTACCAGGCTCCGATTACCCAGATTAACCCCACATGCTCCAACTCGAACACCCGAGTCAGTCTCAGCCCAATTTATCAACTCACCATTCTTCCCCACACCCACGCACGATCTCGGACATTGACTCACTGTCCACGAGTCTTCAACTCGCCTCCACTCGCCCGAGTCAATACTAAACGCCTCAGCCGTACTCTTAAACTGTCCTTGAGCATCCGTTTCGTACCCGCTCACGACCCAGAACTCGTTCCCAATTATAATCCCCTGACACTCGTCTCGCTCCTCACTCATCCGAGTCAACTCAGTCCACTCGTCGCTACTCAAATCATAAACCCACGCCGAGTTAAGCGCGTTCTTGCTATCATCATGTCCTCCAGCAACGTAAACTTTTCCTTCCATTGCACCAACGGCGAAGAAGGACCGATTCGAAGGCATATCTTGACACCGAGTCCACCTCTGAGTCGTGAACTCGTAAACAAACACGTCCCTCACCGGTTCGTAACTCGCTGGGTCCCACCCACCCATACACACGAGCTTACCTTCAGTGCTTGCAACTTGACAGAACAAAGGCATTCCATCCGGGTACTTTGGAATCGGGTCGACCCGGTACCATGTTCTCGAACCCGGGTCGAAAACGGACACTCCGTATCGTGCTTGAGCTGCGGGTTTCGACCCGGTAGGCTCTTTTGGAACTGGGAGCGACTGGACTAAACAGGCAAGCTTTCGGGTCTGACCCGATTGCTTTCGGTGGTAATAGAAATCTCTGCTCTGAAGTAATTGGCGCCATCGCTCGGCGACGTGAGATCCGACCCGATGAGCAGAGAAATGTAAGCGGGTTAAACACTCTAGGGCGATTTCTTCGGGTAAGCCCGGAATTAACTCGGTGAATTGTTTAGACATGGAAGTGTAGAGTGTAGTAATAGAAACGTATATGCGTGTAGGATGAGTTTATGTTATCGATGCAGATATTAAAGAGTGGATGATGTTTATGGTCCatatttttatctatttataGTCGAGATGAGGTTTACACTGTGCATGGAATATTGGaattatctaatctgaattgaatGATATCATGCCACGTGTTATGCATAGCTGGAGCTGACTTAATTAGGGTGCTACTAGTAAAATATACTCCTCCGCTGTTTTCTTATTTGTTCGTCCCgaacatttttttttcctattttCTTCTTTTGTCCATCTAATTTTTATACTTtacaatatatcaaatataataaaaaaaattgatataaaaatcgaTTAcgtaattatttttgtttttaatttattttatacattaaatatatattaagttcCGCCCCTCTACTCATATTTCTTACATTTATAAATCCTACTCATCATATCGTTCGGGTGGGATTGAGCGAGAGATTGGCTCCTCGACCTAGattcttcatttttgtttttttatatatatttttagctaAATTTTTCTTGTAATACTatggccctgtttggaagttactccctccgtcccaaattaactgtccagtttgactttttgatggtcaatttgacttaactttgactgaaaaatatgtatattaaataattaaataaaattatgaaatatatatcattgaaaagattatcaaatctattctagaatatatttttcagttttgtaaaattgtaaaagaataatttttaattttcagtcaaagttgggtcaaattgaccatcaaaaagtcaaactgaacagttaatttgggactgagggagtagCTGTTAGCggtagcggattgaattagctattttgactagctgattgaattagctgttttgactagcCGATTGACATTagctgttttaaaaaaaatgtttggtAAATAACTGACTGAATTAACTGTTTGTACTTTACGCAGACACATTGCCAATCATCTAATTGAAAAAGCTCATCctag of the Daucus carota subsp. sativus chromosome 4, DH1 v3.0, whole genome shotgun sequence genome contains:
- the LOC108216163 gene encoding F-box/kelch-repeat protein At2g44130; this translates as MSKQFTELIPGLPEEIALECLTRLHFSAHRVGSHVAERWRQLLQSRDFYYHRKQSGQTRKLACLVQSLPVPKEPTGSKPAAQARYGVSVFDPGSRTWYRVDPIPKYPDGMPLFCQVASTEGKLVCMGGWDPASYEPVRDVFVYEFTTQRWTRCQDMPSNRSFFAVGAMEGKVYVAGGHDDSKNALNSAWVYDLSSDEWTELTRMSEERDECQGIIIGNEFWVVSGYETDAQGQFKSTAEAFSIDSGEWRRVEDSWTVSQCPRSCVGVGKNGELINWAETDSGVRVGACGVNLGNRSLVTGSEYQGAAQGFFLTERREGQNCKSVKVEVSDDFCTFVQSGCCVEI
- the LOC108218308 gene encoding IQ domain-containing protein IQM6, which produces MTITETFIARSLSFEGDDIETALQSISFKSLDSESGIVKSVEPPKLALERSVAYIDMDQGSPVAINSSPSHAEDNVTLVEVGSNSEQSGDYSPSIDMPTNNHLKPPRSKAPEHLAALRLQKTYKSFRIRRQLADCAVLAEQRWWKLLDFAQLERTSVSFFEVEKPETAISRWSRASTRVAKVGKGLSKDEKARKLALQHWLEAIDPRHRYGHNLHFYYSHWLQCASKQPFFYWLDVGEGRELNHERCSRSKLLQQCIKYLGPTERKEYEVEVVSGSLIYRHSGKVIDTSEGPADVKWIFVLSAYKILYVGKKKKGKFQHSSFLAGGATLSAGRLVVVNGILKAVWPHSGHYLPTEENFQALMLFLLEHNVDLDTVQKNCSDDEEEPRFRKEPGLHSSKSESDLPHMREQDDNISSTLARRTRGISLTLTTLEIPKKERLIEVFKKEGEQQRARYSSRPIYCSSDEDGNEASEETDDELIVSKRNLFDEDEEEYEEPVPREKIMARLASHKGMMSYQFAQQVSCKWTTGAGPRIGCMRDYPSELQSRVLEDVSLSPRARGSHYSPRKSPHGARLPTPTNTRGETTPGKSPLARE